The Christiangramia flava JLT2011 genome has a segment encoding these proteins:
- a CDS encoding alpha/beta hydrolase — protein sequence MKRILLLMLLVSSFAVAQDLELALWPDEIPNSRPSDEKEIQDKNGILWIRQVQIPGIEVYLPVPQIATGQAVLICPGGGYQGLAFDWEGRQIAKWLNSKGIAGIVLKYRLPNSRSIETSYKAPLQDARRAMRLIRSRAEEWKLDENKIGVMGFSAGGHLASTLGTHLEMEENLRGDEINKLKAKPDFMVLVYPVITMNSEYTHQGSRNSLLGQNPGEELVKKFSNELQVTSETPPTFLVGTSDDEVVPVQNSLRFYEALVNSKVPAEMHIYPKGGHGFAFGTGQYYLQDWNEILASWLQNLQE from the coding sequence ATGCTTCTTGTAAGCAGTTTCGCTGTCGCACAGGACTTAGAACTGGCATTATGGCCAGATGAAATTCCAAACAGTCGGCCTTCTGACGAAAAAGAAATCCAGGATAAAAATGGAATTCTCTGGATAAGGCAGGTGCAGATTCCTGGAATCGAGGTGTATTTGCCCGTACCGCAGATCGCGACGGGCCAGGCGGTTCTGATCTGCCCTGGCGGTGGTTACCAGGGACTGGCATTCGACTGGGAAGGCAGGCAGATAGCGAAATGGCTGAATTCAAAAGGGATTGCCGGGATCGTTCTGAAATACCGGCTTCCAAATTCCAGATCAATAGAGACCAGTTACAAGGCGCCACTTCAGGATGCCCGGCGAGCGATGCGCCTAATCCGTTCTCGTGCAGAAGAATGGAAACTGGATGAAAACAAGATTGGCGTGATGGGTTTTTCCGCGGGGGGTCACCTGGCTTCAACTCTGGGAACGCATCTGGAAATGGAAGAAAATCTGAGAGGGGATGAGATCAATAAACTGAAGGCCAAACCAGATTTTATGGTCCTGGTATACCCGGTGATCACCATGAATTCAGAATACACACACCAGGGTTCCAGGAATTCCCTGCTTGGCCAAAATCCAGGGGAAGAGCTCGTTAAGAAATTTTCCAATGAATTGCAGGTAACTTCTGAAACTCCACCAACTTTTCTAGTGGGCACTTCTGATGATGAGGTCGTACCGGTCCAGAACAGCCTGCGCTTTTATGAAGCTCTGGTGAATTCCAAGGTGCCGGCTGAAATGCATATTTACCCCAAAGGAGGCCACGGTTTTGCTTTCGGAACTGGCCAATATTATCTTCAGGACTGGAATGAAATTCTTGCCAGCTGGCTGCAAAACTTACAGGAATGA
- a CDS encoding adenylate/guanylate cyclase domain-containing protein: MKKGIFTLILIFGAFASCLSQNQAKADSLEKIYLKNSLKPSEKLEILKQIAEEQLEPEKKIAYANRLIKMSSEVDSASFLFSGHLQKANAFRLKGDFNEALKENFIAASIASKNELQNEKAIVNITIADVYSLMGSHKRAVNYYHEAIEELQTLNDSASLASAMLNLGDEYFQHQNLDSALYYFNKSGIIFRKLNYETGLGYNLGNMGLVYAAMGENKKAEDNMHRAVQILERNGDFYPVCVYLRYMADVYLEKGQDSLAMGFALQSLDLARSYGLKDEISESSLKVSQLYENSGDLPRAFQNYKEHIVYRDSVRNLAATQEMANLRADYEVAQKQIEVDLLNQQRRNQRLINILVIGIMTVVAFLAFMLHRRNRYIKKTSAIIEREKNRSERLLLNILPEETAMELKENGHVRAKKFEKVSVLFADFKDFSRYAEHMEPERLLQNLDYYFSEFDKIVDKYNLEKIKTLGDCYMIAGGLPFPDDDHPRKIVAASFEIMDFVNSTKRDQNLPDASLEVRIGIHTGPVVAGVVGHKKFAYDIWGDTVNIASRLQTASEAGKINVSENTCMMVKDFFECHYRGEIEVKNRGILKMYYLNRPSSEVHQKKTYHRAEQE; the protein is encoded by the coding sequence ATGAAAAAGGGAATCTTCACTTTAATATTGATTTTTGGCGCTTTTGCAAGTTGCCTGTCGCAAAATCAGGCAAAAGCAGACAGTCTGGAAAAAATATACCTGAAGAATTCCTTGAAACCCTCGGAAAAACTGGAGATCCTGAAACAGATCGCCGAAGAACAGCTGGAACCGGAGAAAAAGATCGCTTATGCGAACCGACTCATAAAAATGAGTTCCGAAGTAGATTCGGCCAGTTTCCTGTTTTCAGGACATCTTCAAAAGGCGAATGCCTTTCGGCTTAAAGGAGATTTCAATGAAGCCCTGAAGGAAAATTTTATAGCCGCTTCCATCGCTTCAAAAAATGAACTGCAGAATGAAAAGGCCATCGTCAACATCACGATTGCCGATGTGTATTCCCTGATGGGCAGCCACAAACGGGCGGTCAATTATTACCATGAAGCTATTGAAGAGCTGCAGACTTTGAACGATTCTGCTTCGCTTGCTTCAGCCATGCTTAACCTGGGTGACGAATATTTTCAGCATCAAAATCTGGATTCAGCGCTGTATTATTTCAACAAATCAGGCATCATTTTCCGCAAACTGAACTACGAGACCGGCCTGGGTTACAATCTCGGGAATATGGGGCTCGTTTATGCGGCGATGGGGGAAAATAAAAAAGCTGAGGATAATATGCATCGGGCCGTCCAGATCCTGGAACGAAATGGCGATTTTTACCCGGTATGCGTGTATTTGCGCTATATGGCAGACGTGTACCTGGAAAAAGGACAGGATTCTCTGGCTATGGGCTTCGCGCTTCAAAGTCTCGACCTGGCGAGGTCGTACGGACTCAAGGATGAAATTAGCGAAAGCAGCCTGAAGGTTTCCCAGCTTTACGAGAATTCGGGAGATCTGCCCAGGGCCTTTCAGAATTACAAAGAGCATATCGTATACCGTGACAGTGTGCGGAATCTTGCGGCAACCCAGGAAATGGCCAATCTCCGGGCAGATTACGAGGTGGCCCAAAAACAAATAGAAGTAGACCTGCTCAATCAGCAGCGGCGTAATCAGCGGCTTATTAATATTCTGGTTATCGGTATCATGACCGTGGTGGCCTTCCTCGCTTTCATGCTGCATCGCCGCAATCGCTATATCAAAAAGACCAGCGCAATTATCGAACGGGAGAAGAATCGCTCAGAGCGGTTGTTGCTGAATATTCTTCCGGAGGAAACCGCCATGGAACTGAAAGAAAATGGCCATGTGCGTGCCAAGAAATTTGAAAAAGTAAGCGTCCTTTTTGCTGATTTTAAAGATTTCTCCAGGTATGCCGAGCATATGGAACCGGAACGACTGCTTCAGAACCTGGACTACTATTTTTCAGAATTTGATAAGATCGTAGACAAATACAATCTCGAAAAGATCAAAACGCTGGGCGATTGTTACATGATCGCCGGCGGATTACCGTTTCCAGACGATGACCACCCCAGGAAAATTGTCGCCGCTTCGTTCGAGATCATGGATTTTGTGAATAGTACCAAGCGCGATCAGAACCTGCCTGATGCCAGTTTGGAAGTTCGTATTGGCATTCACACCGGGCCGGTAGTGGCGGGCGTCGTGGGTCACAAAAAATTCGCGTACGACATCTGGGGTGATACCGTGAATATTGCTTCCCGGCTGCAAACGGCTTCGGAAGCCGGAAAGATCAATGTTTCTGAAAATACCTGCATGATGGTTAAAGATTTCTTTGAATGCCATTACCGCGGGGAAATTGAAGTGAAAAACCGGGGAATCCTGAAAATGTACTATTTGAATCGGCCTTCTTCAGAAGTTCACCAGAAGAAAACTTACCACCGCGCCGAGCAGGAGTAA
- a CDS encoding ATP-binding cassette domain-containing protein has product MTNHLGIDTSGIADVSWLKKRFSEGDLPENFKGKNILEFSESVLQHYLLEDRRHGNSILTPDNLRTFSSYSSGERRKMLLDHLLKQRPGVLILDEVFDCLDKESIPVYIQKFINVKEEISFIQFFRKKEDRLAFIEQVKYAEEFVDPRAENQLSKASEKPAHFELPPPINQITAPEVLVDFKNVNLHYSGKDILRNISWQVRKNEFWQISGPNGAGKSTLLDMIYGNNPKAYGTDLEIFGNRKGSGETIWELREKMGFFSPSMIDLFTRRNTVLEMLVSGMVDSVGLYQQPSGTQLRCAGEWLKILGFSRLSSQVFIELPETEKRLILIARAMIKHPPLLILDEPTAGLDAMGIEKLVYFVNSIAANSETTILYVSHRPEKELQPDAELRLVPSSEGSTGEVLRFQD; this is encoded by the coding sequence ATGACAAATCACCTGGGAATTGACACTTCGGGAATTGCGGATGTCTCTTGGCTGAAAAAGCGCTTTTCTGAAGGAGATCTTCCAGAAAATTTCAAAGGAAAAAACATTCTCGAATTTTCTGAAAGTGTACTGCAGCATTACCTTTTAGAAGATCGCCGCCACGGAAACTCCATTCTGACTCCTGATAATTTACGAACGTTTTCCAGTTATTCCAGCGGGGAACGCCGTAAAATGCTGCTTGATCATTTGCTGAAACAGCGTCCGGGCGTTCTAATCCTGGATGAAGTTTTTGATTGCCTGGACAAAGAGTCGATTCCGGTTTATATTCAGAAGTTTATAAATGTGAAGGAGGAGATCAGTTTTATACAGTTCTTTCGGAAAAAAGAAGATCGCTTAGCTTTTATCGAACAGGTAAAGTATGCGGAGGAGTTTGTAGATCCTCGAGCAGAAAATCAGTTGTCAAAAGCTTCAGAAAAGCCTGCCCATTTCGAACTGCCTCCGCCTATCAATCAAATTACAGCACCGGAAGTTTTAGTCGATTTTAAAAATGTGAATCTTCATTATTCCGGAAAGGATATTCTTCGAAACATCAGCTGGCAGGTTCGCAAAAACGAATTCTGGCAGATCTCCGGACCTAACGGAGCAGGGAAATCCACGCTTTTAGACATGATCTACGGGAATAATCCCAAGGCGTATGGCACCGACCTGGAAATTTTCGGAAACCGAAAAGGCAGTGGGGAAACCATCTGGGAACTTCGGGAGAAAATGGGTTTCTTCTCACCTTCCATGATCGATCTTTTCACGAGGCGAAATACGGTCTTGGAAATGCTTGTTTCGGGCATGGTGGATAGCGTAGGGCTTTACCAGCAACCTAGCGGCACCCAATTGCGTTGTGCAGGAGAGTGGTTGAAGATTCTGGGCTTTTCCAGGCTTTCAAGCCAGGTCTTTATCGAGCTTCCGGAGACCGAAAAAAGGCTGATCCTGATTGCCCGGGCCATGATCAAACATCCCCCGCTATTGATCCTTGATGAGCCAACCGCCGGCCTGGACGCCATGGGTATTGAAAAGCTGGTGTATTTCGTCAATTCTATTGCTGCAAACAGCGAGACTACCATTCTCTATGTGTCTCATCGCCCGGAAAAAGAACTTCAACCAGATGCCGAACTCAGGCTGGTTCCATCTTCAGAAGGTTCTACAGGGGAGGTGCTTCGATTCCAAGATTGA
- a CDS encoding Pycsar system effector family protein: protein MAKFDKLRPEKIRAAHSEELVDHYWGSINYVFSLIKASELKAGLILSFYGILLNFIFQHVSVALDKDASLAFFLFSAGWFICTALSIYFSIRCFMPRIESRYDRNMFFFGDIVTKFGDIRQFSKTFYETSLDEEELFDQLGQQIYIISKIASYKFRNVNRSLSFLAIGLLLLLGAVVSFLLVNF, encoded by the coding sequence ATGGCTAAATTCGACAAATTGCGCCCCGAAAAGATTCGTGCGGCCCATTCCGAAGAACTGGTAGATCATTATTGGGGCAGTATCAATTACGTCTTCAGTCTTATCAAGGCTTCGGAATTGAAAGCCGGTCTTATTTTGTCTTTTTACGGGATCCTGCTGAACTTTATTTTTCAGCATGTTTCCGTGGCACTGGATAAAGATGCCAGCCTGGCATTTTTCCTTTTCTCAGCCGGTTGGTTCATCTGTACGGCACTCTCCATTTACTTCAGTATTCGATGCTTTATGCCGCGGATCGAATCCCGGTATGACCGAAATATGTTCTTTTTTGGTGATATCGTAACGAAATTTGGAGATATCAGGCAGTTTTCCAAAACTTTCTATGAAACCAGCCTTGATGAGGAAGAACTTTTTGACCAGCTGGGACAGCAGATCTATATTATTTCTAAAATCGCTTCCTATAAATTCCGAAATGTGAACCGCTCGCTAAGTTTTCTGGCTATCGGACTTTTACTCCTGCTCGGCGCGGTGGTAAGTTTTCTTCTGGTGAACTTCTGA